One window of Microtus pennsylvanicus isolate mMicPen1 chromosome X, mMicPen1.hap1, whole genome shotgun sequence genomic DNA carries:
- the Fundc2 gene encoding FUN14 domain-containing protein 2, with protein sequence MTNACPWSRDLQLCPRDTSSPEMAATSQGNFDGKFEALDLAEFTKKQPWWRKLFGQESGPSAEKYSVATQLLIGGVTGWCTGFIFQKVGKLAATAVGGGFFILQLANHTGYIKVDWQRVEKDMKKAKEQLKIRKNNQIPTEVKSKAEEVVSFVKKNVLVTGGFFGGFLLGMAS encoded by the exons ATGACTAATGCCTGTCCTTGGTCCCGCGATCTGCAACTGTGTCCTCGCGATACTAGTTCCCCCGAAATGGCCGCCACGAGTCAAG GAAACTTTGATGGAAAATTTGAGGCACTGGATCTTGCAGAATTTACTAAAAAGCAACCATGGTGGCGTAAGCTGTTTGGGCAGGAATCTGGGCCATCCGCTGAAAAGTATAGTGTAGCAACCCAGCTGTTAATTGGAGGTGTTACTGGATG GTGCACTGGTTTCATATTCCAGAAAGTTGGAAAATTGGCTGCAACAGCTGTAGGAGGTGGATTCTTTATACTTCAG CTGGCAAACCATACTGGGTACATCAAAGTTGACTGGCAACGAGTAGAGAAAGACATGAAAAAAGCCAAAGAGCAGTTGAAGATTCGTAAGAATAACCAAATACCAACTGAGGTCAAGAGCAAAGCTGAGGAG GTTGTGTCATTTGTAAAGAAGAATGTTCTAGTAACTGGAGGATTTTTTGGAGGCTTTTTGCTTGGCATGGCATCATAA